TCTTTTAGTGTTTCAAAAAGATATTTAAATCCAAGTCGGCAGTGGAAAATTACAGGCAAACTAAATTCTTCCGCTAATTTTAATTGTTTTATTAGTTCTTGTTTTTGTTTTTCCACGAAAGCAATTTTCTTGTTATTTGTTTTTGGTCTTCTCCACAAATCAAAACCAACTTCTCCTATGGCAACAACTTTTTTATTGTTTTTGATAAGTTCTCTATATTTATTTTCATCAAATCCATTTTCTTCTAAAAGCGAATAATCTTCCATTTTATCTAATGGCTGTTTAACTAAATCTGTTTTTATGTGCAGGGGATGTAGTCCAACAGAGCAATACATAAAATCGTGTTGAGAAATCAATTCCAAAGCCTTTTTGCTTGTTTCAAAGCAAGTTCCAACATTTACGAGTTTTACATTGTTATCTTTACACCTTTTTACAACTTCATCTCTTGTATTATTAAAAGCCGTAAACTGCAGATGACAATGAGAGTCGAATATCATATTTATTTTACTTAATTGTTAATTTTATTATAACTAAATATAGAATAATTATTAAATGTCCCCGTAGTTTAATTGGATAAAACGCCAGACTGCGGATCTGGAAACTGGAGGTTCAAATCCTCCCGGGGACACCGAAGGTGGGTTAGACATCTTTGTGGACAGGCAGGCGTGAAGTCAGATTACAAAAAACCGTTGGTTTAGTGGGACAAGTTTATCTTGTGGTAAATTCAAATCTTACCGCAAGCTTAAATATACCAGAAGACCTAAAGGATACGTGAAATAAAAAATTAACTTTTAAAAACGTTAATTATTTCTTAATATTTTCAAAACTTCTTCGTCTGACAATTGTGGGAAATTTTCATAAAATTGGCCTACTGCTTCAAAGTACCAAGGAGCGTCTATATAAACCAATTTATAATTTTTAAAATTTTTCAGGGCTTCTTGTGGAAGAACAGGAACGGCTACAACAATATCTTTTGGTTTTTGTTTTTCTAGCCATTTTAGAGCGGCTTTCATTGTGTATCCTGTTGCAATACCGTCATCGGTTATTATTACTGTTTTATTTTCAAGATTATACTCTTTGTCTCCCCTAAAAACTTTTTCTCTTCTTTTTGCTTCTTGCATTTTACTTTTAATTTCATTTTCCAAATAACTTTCACTTAAACCAAGATAAGAAACCATTCTTTCATCCAATACAAAAGTTCCGTCTGGCATTACAGCGCCAATTGCAAATTCGGGATTGTCATGAGGCGTAATTTTTTTAGGGCAAACAACATCTAAGGACAAATTCAGTTTATCTGCCAAGACTTTTCCAACTTCAACTCCGCCCCTTGGAATAGCTAAGACTACCCCGTTTTTAATGTTTAAATTTTTCAATTTTTCAGCCAAAATTTCTCCTGCTTCATGCCTATCTTTGAACATATTTTTTGTAGTTGTATAATTTAATTGTATGATAATAAAAAATTTTAAACAATTAGCAATAACAAAGCAAAGAAAACAAGTTCTGGAAATTTTAGAAGATGGTTTGAAGGCCATTGATCCAGAAAAGGAATTTTGGTTATTTTAAGAAAAGAAAAATAAATTATAAAAATAAAAACATATATTGCGTTTGCATTGGAAAGTGTGCCGTAAAATCTTTTTTAGGATTCAAGAAAGTTTTTAATAAAAAATTGAAAGGTGGCGTTGTTTATTATGTGTCTTTCAAGCGTTTTTAACACACAAAAAAATTAGAAAATACAAGAACTTTATTTTTTTGCAAGGGACTCATCCAACGCCAAGTATCAAAAACTTTCAAAATCGCGGAAAACTTATTAGTTTTTTAAAAAGTAGGAGTAAAGATGATGTTATTATTTTTTAATATCAGGTGGAGGGTCATCTCTTTTATGCTTTCCTAAAAACAAAACTTTTATTAAAAAAGAAATTGAAATATTTAAACAATTAACCGAAAGAGGAGCTGATATAAAAGAGTTAAATATAATTAGAAAACACTTGTCTTTTTGCAGGGGAGGGTGGCTTTGTTGTTTTGCTTTTCCAGCAAAAATTAAATCTTTAATTATTTCAGACATACCAAGAGATGATATTAGTTTTGTTGCATCTGGGCCAACTTTTTTTGATTCTTCAACTTCAAAAGACGCTTTAAATATATGCAAAAATACAAAATAAAAATAGACAAAAGGTGTTTTGTTGAAACTCCAAAAGACAAAAAATATTTTAAAGGTTGCCAAAATACTCTTTTACTATCAAACAAACACGCTTTATTCCCTACGAGAAAGAAAGCAAAAGAATTAGGTTTTAAAAATGTAATTGTAAAAAGTGACATATCTTGTGAAGTAAATAAAATAGTGGGCGATATTATAAGTTATCTTAAGAAAACCACAGATAAATTAATTTTAATACTTTGGGGAGAAACCACTCTGGAAATAAAAGGCAAAGGAAAGGGTGGAAGGAACCAGTACTTTGCTTTGAAGT
This sequence is a window from bacterium HR34. Protein-coding genes within it:
- the tatD gene encoding 3'-5' ssDNA/RNA exonuclease TatD codes for the protein MIFDSHCHLQFTAFNNTRDEVVKRCKDNNVKLVNVGTCFETSKKALELISQHDFMYCSVGLHPLHIKTDLVKQPLDKMEDYSLLEENGFDENKYRELIKNNKKVVAIGEVGFDLWRRPKTNNKKIAFVEKQKQELIKQLKLAEEFSLPVIFHCRLGFKYLFETLKEIRPKKAVCHSFTGNEQELERVLSYGYLIGVNGLIFKLDWLGNIIKKTPLEKILIETDAPYLTPPQEGEKLNEPIFLEYVIQKIGEIKNEKPEKIEEITYQNAKEFFSV
- a CDS encoding Putative phosphoribosyl transferase, whose protein sequence is MFKDRHEAGEILAEKLKNLNIKNGVVLAIPRGGVEVGKVLADKLNLSLDVVCPKKITPHDNPEFAIGAVMPDGTFVLDERMVSYLGLSESYLENEIKSKMQEAKRREKVFRGDKEYNLENKTVIITDDGIATGYTMKAALKWLEKQKPKDIVVAVPVLPQEALKNFKNYKLVYIDAPWYFEAVGQFYENFPQLSDEEVLKILRNN
- a CDS encoding D-glycerate 2-kinase — encoded protein: MQKYKIKIDKRCFVETPKDKKYFKGCQNTLLLSNKHALFPTRKKAKELGFKNVIVKSDISCEVNKIVGDIISYLKKTTDKLILILWGETTLEIKGKGKGGRNQYFALKFLQKTKGKYLLASLNTDSFDNTPFAAALVDNILYEKVLKNKENINRYIQNANSYEFFKKYKTYIITGKTGLNVADIIVASKI